In a single window of the Streptomyces sp. NBC_00353 genome:
- a CDS encoding isocitrate lyase/PEP mutase family protein — MVRHTTRLRQLLNDPRILVAPGAYDGTGARLVERLGFQAFYLSGFETAASILGQPDVGYLSHTQMVERVTAMADVVDLPLIADADTGFGNPLNVRRAVIAYERAGAAAMHIEDQTFPKRCGHMLGREVVPVHEMVQKIKAAVDARQDPDFVIIARTDARTAHGLDEAIDRGAAYHEAGADMLFIESPESEEEMRRICEAFRGAVPLLSNQVEGGRTPTPGVGVLQDMGYALALFPVGTAFAAAKGMRDYLKVLATAGDTRGALGNLIQFEEFTALIGLGEHTELERRYQTEQ; from the coding sequence ATGGTCAGGCACACGACCCGCCTGCGGCAACTGCTCAACGACCCGAGAATCCTGGTGGCTCCGGGGGCCTATGACGGAACCGGGGCCCGGCTGGTGGAGCGGCTCGGCTTTCAGGCGTTCTACCTCAGCGGATTCGAGACGGCTGCCAGCATCCTGGGGCAGCCCGACGTGGGTTATCTGTCGCACACACAGATGGTGGAACGAGTCACGGCCATGGCCGATGTGGTCGACCTGCCGCTGATCGCCGATGCCGACACCGGCTTCGGCAACCCGCTCAACGTCCGCCGCGCGGTCATCGCCTACGAACGCGCCGGCGCCGCAGCGATGCACATCGAAGACCAGACCTTCCCGAAGCGCTGCGGGCACATGCTGGGTCGCGAGGTCGTCCCCGTCCACGAGATGGTTCAGAAGATCAAGGCAGCGGTCGACGCGCGGCAGGACCCCGACTTCGTCATCATTGCCCGCACCGACGCGCGGACGGCACACGGGCTCGACGAGGCGATCGACCGGGGCGCCGCGTACCACGAGGCCGGCGCCGACATGCTGTTCATCGAATCCCCCGAGAGCGAGGAGGAGATGCGGCGGATCTGCGAGGCGTTCCGCGGCGCCGTCCCCCTTCTCAGCAACCAGGTCGAAGGCGGCCGGACGCCGACTCCCGGTGTCGGCGTCCTCCAGGACATGGGATACGCCCTCGCGCTTTTCCCAGTGGGGACGGCATTCGCGGCCGCCAAGGGAATGCGGGACTACCTCAAGGTTCTCGCGACGGCAGGCGACACGCGGGGCGCACTCGGGAACCTGATCCAGTTCGAGGAGTTCACCGCGCTGATCGGTCTTGGCGAGCACACCGAACTCGAGCGGCGCTACCAGACCGAACAGTAG
- a CDS encoding aminoglycoside phosphotransferase family protein, translating into MHADEADTDADLVRRLLRAQFPQWADLPITRLASGGTVNAIYRLGEDLTVRLPLRPGGAEAIAMEARLLPRLAPLLPLPIPDVVATGAPGEGYPLVWAVHRWIEGRNPVEGDLAEPERAARDLAEFAVAIRKIDLPGGPAAHRGEPLIAEDQAMRAAIESLRRTEEPFDANEITAAWEEALAAPLWTGPACWTHSDLMPSNLLLAGDHVSAIIDFGTVGMGEPATDLIPAWNLLPASARQVYREAVDVDDATWARSRGWALSMAVIQLPYYRATNPIISANARHVIREILGSSA; encoded by the coding sequence ATGCACGCGGACGAAGCGGACACCGACGCCGACCTGGTCCGGCGGCTGCTGCGCGCTCAGTTCCCCCAGTGGGCGGACCTGCCGATCACCCGGCTCGCATCCGGAGGCACGGTAAACGCGATCTACCGGCTCGGCGAGGACCTGACCGTCCGGCTGCCGCTGCGCCCCGGCGGCGCCGAGGCCATCGCGATGGAGGCACGGCTCCTCCCCCGGCTGGCGCCGCTGCTGCCGCTGCCGATCCCGGACGTGGTGGCGACCGGTGCCCCGGGCGAGGGTTACCCCCTGGTCTGGGCGGTGCACCGGTGGATCGAAGGCCGCAACCCGGTCGAGGGGGATCTCGCAGAGCCCGAGCGCGCGGCCCGTGACCTAGCGGAGTTCGCGGTCGCCATCCGCAAGATCGATCTCCCCGGCGGTCCGGCCGCGCACCGGGGCGAGCCGCTGATCGCCGAAGATCAGGCGATGCGGGCGGCGATCGAGTCGCTGCGCCGCACCGAGGAGCCCTTCGACGCCAACGAGATCACCGCGGCCTGGGAGGAGGCGCTCGCTGCACCGCTGTGGACGGGCCCGGCCTGCTGGACGCACTCCGACCTCATGCCGAGCAATTTGCTGCTTGCCGGCGACCACGTATCGGCGATCATCGACTTCGGCACCGTGGGAATGGGCGAACCGGCCACCGACCTCATCCCGGCCTGGAACCTGCTGCCCGCCTCGGCGCGGCAGGTGTACCGCGAGGCGGTGGATGTGGACGACGCGACCTGGGCCCGCAGCCGGGGGTGGGCGCTGTCCATGGCGGTCATCCAGCTTCCGTACTACCGGGCGACCAATCCGATCATTTCAGCCAACGCCCGGCACGTCATCCGAGAGATTCTCGGGAGCTCCGCATAG
- a CDS encoding glycoside hydrolase family 43 protein yields the protein MAFFDNPVIPGFSPDPSVCRAGDDYYVATSSFEYVPGVPLWHSRDLVHWRLIGHALDRPSQLELPDTAPSSTGVYAPTLRHHDGRFWLITTVVAGAGNVLVTAEDPAGPWTDPVPVDVPGIDPDLAWDDEGNCWCVFSSDGIRGVRIEPKTGELLGEPVAMWSGSGLQYPEGPHLYRVGDWWYLLLSEGGTERGHALSVARARTLPGPFEPHPANPVLSHRSTNHPVQNTGHGDLVQAHDGTWWMVLLGTRPRGDTPMYHGLGRETFLVPVRWEDEWPLPGPLELRAPAPALPPHPWPQEPHRDDFDSTTLAPCWVSLRRHEPTAVRLDERPGHLVLHARADSLDKPGALFVGRRQRDPDCSARTMVDVGEGGRGGLAVRLDEAHHYQVETGNGTVRAVARIGPLRHTIAEQTVPSGPLTLRIDVTTTDVLPPTVTFRDTSPEAAVPPGLRVGGPDTLRLGYETAGGDFEILAELDGRYLTTEVAGGFTGRVIGMYATHGSAAFDWFELRAA from the coding sequence ATGGCGTTCTTCGACAATCCCGTGATACCCGGCTTCAGTCCGGACCCCAGCGTGTGCCGGGCCGGCGATGACTACTACGTGGCGACGTCCAGCTTCGAGTACGTACCCGGGGTACCGCTGTGGCACAGCCGTGACCTGGTGCACTGGCGGCTGATCGGGCACGCGCTGGACCGGCCCTCGCAGCTGGAGCTGCCCGACACGGCCCCGTCCTCGACCGGGGTGTACGCACCCACGCTGCGGCACCACGACGGCCGGTTCTGGCTGATCACGACCGTGGTCGCCGGGGCGGGCAACGTCCTGGTGACCGCGGAAGACCCCGCGGGGCCGTGGACGGATCCGGTGCCGGTCGACGTACCGGGCATCGACCCCGACCTCGCCTGGGACGACGAGGGAAACTGCTGGTGCGTGTTCTCGTCGGACGGCATCCGCGGGGTGCGCATCGAGCCGAAGACCGGCGAACTGCTGGGCGAGCCAGTGGCGATGTGGTCGGGAAGCGGGCTGCAGTATCCCGAGGGCCCGCACCTGTACCGCGTCGGCGACTGGTGGTACCTGCTGCTGTCGGAAGGCGGCACGGAACGCGGACACGCCCTGTCGGTGGCCCGGGCCCGCACACTGCCGGGGCCCTTCGAACCGCACCCGGCCAATCCCGTGCTGTCCCACCGCAGTACCAACCACCCGGTACAGAACACCGGCCACGGCGATCTGGTGCAGGCGCACGACGGCACATGGTGGATGGTGCTGCTGGGCACCCGGCCCCGCGGTGACACACCGATGTACCACGGTCTGGGCAGGGAGACGTTCCTGGTACCGGTGCGGTGGGAGGACGAATGGCCGCTGCCCGGACCGCTGGAGCTGCGCGCGCCGGCTCCGGCACTGCCGCCGCACCCCTGGCCGCAGGAACCCCACCGGGACGACTTCGACTCCACCACGCTCGCACCCTGCTGGGTGTCGCTCAGACGGCACGAACCGACCGCCGTCCGCCTCGACGAGCGGCCGGGCCACCTGGTGCTGCACGCCCGCGCGGACAGCCTCGACAAGCCCGGCGCGCTGTTCGTGGGGCGGCGCCAGCGCGACCCCGACTGCAGCGCGCGCACGATGGTCGACGTTGGCGAAGGCGGCCGGGGTGGGCTCGCGGTACGGCTGGACGAAGCACACCACTACCAGGTGGAGACGGGCAACGGCACGGTCCGCGCGGTCGCCAGAATCGGCCCGCTGCGCCACACCATCGCCGAACAGACGGTGCCGTCCGGCCCCTTGACCCTGCGGATCGACGTCACCACGACGGATGTGCTGCCACCCACCGTCACGTTCCGCGACACGAGCCCGGAGGCCGCCGTCCCGCCGGGCCTCCGCGTCGGCGGCCCCGATACTCTCCGTCTGGGGTACGAGACGGCCGGCGGCGACTTCGAGATCCTCGCCGAACTCGACGGCCGCTACCTCACCACCGAGGTCGCCGGGGGCTTCACCGGCCGCGTCATCGGCATGTACGCCACACACGGCAGTGCGGCCTTCGACTGGTTCGAGTTGCGAGCCGCCTGA
- the eccCb gene encoding type VII secretion protein EccCb, with translation MAGRRIALLIATDGYVDPGLNQLRAPARGAGELEALLRDEAVGRFDFVRTLTNRPKEEIEGEIEALLSNRAPDDLILLYFACHGVRNDADLLFFATMGTDLSRPHTTAIRADLIHQLLDACDARTKIVLLDCCYSGLFHRGAPMSSAPVDVEAALVGRGTFVITASTALEYAYESGQLIQDNARPVSRFTAAVNEGLSTGLADLDRDGVITPDELYTYVHDAVINQSGPEQTPTKSGQCEGHVALAYAVRTDPSTGLSLQGTGSDELVLGTLLPPPVDTPDRGFICDSWEGASRLLVPIGRTTAGSGGELMCLDLSSRDGNAAVVGRLGSGKTTLLRVLTMSLALSHTPHEAEFYLLEGAVNRLGVLRAMPHVKKVAAAHEHEAVAEVLTALKDAVAARRALFRDLDIDSIEEFRELRAAGRLPHDHGSDVFLVIDGWLDFDWEIPEFAKEVHRLANTGLNYGVHLLVSARRWSDFGTSLLGLLGTRVELALDDPSESQIDATLSARLGIGWALSRRQRFRAAVPHLEEASSSVEARRALAETTQRMRERWLGVQPDTTPPPRTDVPFTKLLAIGDVEQFDAARTWRQHPQQERLRVPIGVGEDGRPVVLDLKEAAHGGMGPHGLCIGATGSGKSELLRTLVLGLAVTHSSETLNFVLADFKGGATFAGMSELPHVSAIITNLADDLTLLDRMREAIGGELLRRQELLRMAGNYPNVSQYEKARTAGAPIDPLPSLLIVIDEFSELLTARPDFIEMLVQIGRIGRSLGVHLLLASQRLEEGKLRGLDTYLSYRIGLRTFSASESRRAIGVPDAYHLPPVPGSGYLTYDTAEMTRFRAAYVSAPYAPEEASSTEDDDIFADSLLDVLVGRISGQGPPAHQVWLPPLDVPATLDELLPELATTPERGLHPPAYEGLGGLRVPAGLVDRPDQQRRDLMYLDFSGAAGHGLVVGAPQTGKSTLLRTVVCALALTHTPSEVQCYCLDFGGGSMQQLQNLPHVGGVSSRLDPEHVRRTVAEVSGLLTTREEFFRTHGIDSMAAYRRGRSAGKWPDQQWGDVFLVIDGWSSFKHEHEYEQLEEAVADLGARGLGYGVHLLLAATRYADVRPALRDHFGTQVELRLTDPMDSQFARRVAADVPVGAPGRGLTHDKFHFLAAVPRVGGGPSTTTGLAEATTDLVGAIRSQWAGAGAPPVRILPTQLPVDALPSDFGNSKGELALGLDEKNLLAFGVDFDTDPYLVVFGESESGKTSLLRLLAQRISKRYTPQEAQLVVVDYRRSLVGELPSEYVTKYVRNGLDLQSHIEGLVDFLEKRMPPSDVTAEQLRHRSWYKGPDVFLLVDDYDLVATASGNPLRPLLDYLPFARDIGLRMVLCRNSAGAARSMYEPVMQYLREQGAHGLTLSGDKSEGALIGSVIPSRQPPGRATLTGRRIKPLQVQLAYQPPPVDR, from the coding sequence ATGGCGGGGCGCCGGATCGCGCTGCTGATCGCGACTGACGGATACGTCGACCCTGGCCTCAACCAGCTCCGGGCACCGGCGCGCGGCGCCGGCGAGCTGGAGGCCCTGTTGAGGGACGAGGCGGTGGGCCGCTTCGACTTCGTCCGTACGCTCACCAATCGCCCCAAGGAGGAGATCGAGGGCGAGATCGAGGCGCTCCTCAGCAATCGCGCGCCCGACGACCTGATCCTGCTGTATTTCGCCTGTCACGGCGTCAGGAACGACGCCGATCTGCTGTTCTTCGCCACCATGGGCACGGACCTGAGCCGCCCGCACACCACCGCCATCCGTGCGGACCTCATCCACCAGCTCCTGGACGCGTGCGACGCCCGCACCAAGATCGTGCTCCTCGACTGCTGCTACAGCGGCCTGTTCCACCGGGGCGCCCCCATGTCTTCCGCACCGGTCGACGTGGAGGCGGCACTGGTCGGCCGCGGTACCTTCGTGATCACCGCGTCCACCGCGCTCGAGTACGCCTACGAGAGCGGCCAGCTCATCCAGGACAACGCCCGGCCTGTGTCACGCTTCACCGCCGCGGTCAACGAGGGACTCAGCACCGGACTGGCGGATCTCGACCGTGACGGTGTCATCACACCGGATGAGCTGTACACGTATGTGCACGACGCCGTCATCAACCAGAGCGGCCCGGAACAGACGCCCACCAAGTCCGGCCAGTGCGAGGGACATGTCGCCCTCGCGTACGCCGTCCGCACCGATCCGTCCACCGGCTTGTCCTTGCAGGGGACAGGGTCGGACGAGCTGGTACTGGGGACACTGCTCCCGCCCCCGGTCGACACCCCGGATCGGGGCTTCATCTGCGACTCGTGGGAGGGCGCGTCCCGGCTCCTGGTGCCAATCGGCCGGACGACAGCGGGCTCCGGTGGCGAACTCATGTGCCTGGACCTCTCCAGCCGGGACGGAAACGCAGCGGTCGTCGGCAGGCTGGGCAGTGGCAAGACCACGCTGCTGCGTGTCCTCACGATGTCGCTGGCGCTGAGCCACACACCGCATGAGGCGGAGTTCTATCTCCTGGAGGGAGCCGTCAACCGGCTCGGCGTGCTGCGGGCCATGCCGCATGTGAAGAAGGTCGCTGCCGCACACGAGCACGAGGCCGTCGCGGAGGTCCTCACAGCGTTGAAGGACGCCGTCGCCGCCCGACGGGCTCTGTTCCGGGACCTGGACATCGACTCCATCGAGGAGTTTCGCGAGCTGCGGGCGGCGGGACGGCTGCCGCACGACCACGGCAGCGACGTCTTCCTCGTGATCGACGGCTGGCTCGACTTCGACTGGGAGATACCCGAGTTCGCCAAAGAGGTCCACCGGCTCGCCAACACCGGCCTGAACTACGGAGTTCACCTCCTCGTCTCCGCCCGACGGTGGAGCGACTTCGGCACGAGTCTGCTCGGCCTGCTCGGGACCCGTGTGGAACTCGCCCTGGACGACCCGTCGGAGTCCCAGATCGACGCGACTCTCTCCGCGAGGCTCGGGATCGGCTGGGCACTGTCGCGCCGTCAGCGCTTCCGCGCGGCCGTGCCCCACCTGGAGGAGGCCAGCAGTTCCGTGGAGGCCCGGCGGGCCCTGGCCGAGACGACCCAGCGGATGCGGGAACGCTGGCTCGGCGTGCAGCCGGATACGACGCCCCCACCCCGCACCGACGTTCCGTTCACGAAACTACTCGCCATCGGCGACGTCGAGCAGTTCGACGCGGCCCGCACATGGCGGCAGCACCCACAGCAGGAGCGGCTGCGGGTGCCGATCGGGGTCGGCGAGGACGGCCGACCCGTTGTGCTCGACCTCAAGGAGGCAGCACATGGCGGGATGGGGCCGCACGGCCTGTGCATCGGCGCCACCGGCTCCGGCAAGTCGGAACTGCTGCGCACGCTGGTCCTCGGCCTCGCTGTCACACACTCGTCGGAGACGCTCAATTTCGTCCTGGCCGACTTCAAGGGCGGTGCCACCTTCGCCGGCATGTCGGAGCTGCCGCACGTCTCGGCAATCATCACCAATCTCGCCGACGATCTGACCCTTCTGGACCGCATGAGAGAAGCGATCGGCGGCGAACTCCTGCGCCGCCAGGAACTGCTGCGCATGGCGGGCAACTACCCCAACGTCTCCCAGTACGAGAAGGCGCGCACAGCGGGGGCCCCGATCGACCCCCTCCCCTCTCTGCTCATCGTGATCGACGAGTTCTCCGAACTCCTCACCGCCCGACCGGATTTCATTGAGATGCTGGTCCAGATCGGCCGTATCGGCCGTTCGCTCGGCGTCCACCTGCTGCTGGCCTCACAGCGCCTGGAGGAGGGCAAGCTGCGCGGCCTGGACACATACCTCTCGTACCGGATCGGCCTGCGGACCTTTTCCGCCAGCGAGTCCCGGAGGGCCATCGGCGTCCCGGATGCCTACCACCTGCCCCCGGTTCCGGGCTCCGGCTATCTCACGTACGACACCGCCGAGATGACCCGCTTCCGGGCCGCATACGTCTCGGCCCCCTATGCGCCGGAGGAAGCTTCGTCCACCGAGGACGACGACATCTTCGCCGACAGTCTGCTGGACGTGCTGGTCGGACGAATCAGCGGCCAAGGGCCACCCGCGCACCAGGTCTGGCTGCCTCCGCTGGACGTCCCAGCCACCCTCGACGAGCTGCTGCCGGAACTGGCGACCACGCCGGAGCGTGGGCTGCACCCTCCGGCGTACGAGGGGCTCGGCGGACTCCGGGTACCGGCCGGGCTCGTAGACCGCCCCGACCAGCAACGCCGCGATCTGATGTACCTCGATTTCTCGGGCGCGGCCGGGCACGGCCTGGTCGTCGGCGCACCCCAGACGGGCAAGTCGACGCTGCTGCGTACCGTCGTCTGCGCGCTCGCCCTCACCCACACGCCGTCCGAAGTGCAGTGCTACTGCCTGGACTTCGGCGGCGGGAGCATGCAGCAGCTTCAGAACCTGCCGCACGTGGGAGGTGTGAGCTCGCGACTCGACCCGGAACATGTACGACGGACAGTCGCGGAGGTCTCCGGCCTGCTCACCACCCGGGAGGAGTTCTTCCGGACCCACGGGATCGACTCCATGGCCGCGTACCGAAGGGGGCGCTCGGCCGGAAAGTGGCCGGACCAACAGTGGGGAGATGTCTTCCTGGTCATCGACGGCTGGTCGAGCTTCAAGCACGAGCACGAGTACGAGCAGCTGGAAGAAGCCGTTGCCGACCTCGGGGCACGCGGCCTCGGATACGGCGTCCACCTGCTGCTCGCAGCCACCCGCTATGCCGACGTCCGCCCAGCGCTGCGCGACCACTTCGGCACCCAGGTCGAGCTGCGTCTCACCGACCCGATGGACTCGCAGTTCGCACGAAGGGTGGCAGCGGATGTCCCGGTCGGCGCCCCGGGCCGTGGTCTGACCCACGACAAGTTCCACTTCTTGGCGGCCGTACCGCGGGTCGGCGGCGGTCCGAGCACTACCACCGGACTGGCAGAGGCCACGACGGACCTCGTCGGTGCCATCCGTTCGCAGTGGGCGGGGGCAGGCGCCCCGCCTGTGCGTATCCTGCCCACGCAACTTCCCGTGGACGCACTCCCGTCGGACTTCGGCAACTCCAAAGGGGAACTCGCCCTGGGCCTCGACGAGAAGAACCTGCTCGCCTTCGGCGTCGACTTCGACACCGACCCCTATCTGGTCGTCTTCGGGGAGAGCGAGTCCGGAAAGACGTCGCTGCTGCGGCTGCTCGCCCAGCGGATCAGTAAGCGGTACACGCCTCAGGAAGCGCAGCTGGTCGTTGTCGACTACCGGCGTTCGCTGGTGGGCGAGCTGCCCTCGGAGTACGTGACGAAGTATGTCCGCAACGGCCTGGACCTGCAGTCCCACATCGAGGGCCTGGTCGATTTCCTGGAGAAGCGAATGCCTCCATCGGACGTCACTGCGGAGCAGCTGCGCCACCGGAGCTGGTACAAGGGGCCCGACGTCTTCCTCCTCGTGGACGACTACGACCTCGTTGCGACCGCCTCGGGCAACCCCCTCCGCCCGCTCCTGGACTACCTGCCGTTCGCGCGGGACATCGGGCTGCGCATGGTGCTGTGCCGCAATTCGGCGGGGGCGGCGCGGTCGATGTATGAACCGGTCATGCAGTACCTGCGGGAGCAGGGCGCGCACGGGCTCACGCTCTCGGGCGACAAGTCCGAGGGCGCGCTGATCGGCTCGGTGATTCCGTCTCGCCAGCCACCCGGCCGCGCAACGCTCACCGGCCGACGTATCAAGCCCCTGCAGGTCCAGCTGGCCTATCAGCCTCCCCCCGTCGACCGATAG
- a CDS encoding VOC family protein, whose protein sequence is MSQTAPEGYTSVAPWVVTDDTGALLDFITVAFDGEEIARVPVEDGTIGHGEIRVGDTVVLAFDRRPDWPVMPSLLRVYVPDADAAMAAAVAHGAQVITEAADSAWGDRGGRVRDPFGNIWWVMSRVEHIAPDLAWQRMSEPKYAEAMRTAQETLDAALSGREAGVASTPQRPTH, encoded by the coding sequence ATGAGTCAGACTGCACCCGAGGGCTACACCAGCGTTGCACCGTGGGTGGTCACCGATGACACCGGCGCACTGCTCGACTTCATCACTGTCGCGTTCGACGGCGAAGAGATTGCGCGGGTGCCGGTCGAGGACGGCACCATCGGTCATGGTGAGATCCGAGTCGGCGACACGGTCGTGCTGGCGTTCGACCGACGGCCCGACTGGCCGGTGATGCCCTCGCTGTTGCGGGTCTATGTCCCGGACGCGGACGCCGCCATGGCTGCTGCTGTTGCGCACGGGGCTCAGGTGATCACAGAGGCTGCCGACAGTGCGTGGGGGGATCGCGGCGGCAGGGTGCGGGACCCGTTCGGCAACATTTGGTGGGTGATGAGCCGGGTCGAGCACATCGCGCCGGACCTTGCCTGGCAGCGAATGTCCGAGCCGAAGTACGCCGAGGCGATGCGTACGGCCCAGGAGACGCTGGACGCCGCGCTCAGCGGCCGGGAGGCCGGGGTGGCCAGCACTCCGCAGCGCCCAACCCACTGA